Within the Alicyclobacillus vulcanalis genome, the region CGCCGCTGCCCGCGAACAGTCCGAGGCGTTGGCCGCGTCCGATGGTCAGCAGCCCATCGATGGCTCTCACGCCGGTCTCGTAACGCGCGTCGATCCGGCCTCGCCTGAGGGGCGGAATCGCTGGCGCATTCACGGGCCGCCACGATAGCGGGCCCGACAGCGGGCCGCGATCGTCAATGGGGTTGCCGAGCCCGTCCAGCACCCGCCCGACGAGTCCCGGACCGCAGCGGATGCGAAACTGTTCCTCCAGAAAAAGCACAGGCGCGCCTGGAGACACTTCTGGCAGCGGCCCGAGCGGCACCACGTACAGGCGGCCCTCTCGGAAGCCCAGGACCTCGCCGAGCGTCTGGTTCTCTTCCCCGGAGAGCGCGCAGAGTTCGCCAAGAGAAGCCTTGGGCCCGGCAACCTCGAGAATGTGGCCGATGACCCGCATGACGCGGCCCACGCGGCGCACGAGGTGTCGGCTTGACAGCTGCCTATTCGCGACACGCAGCCATTCCGCCTCACTCGCCATGGTGAACGTCCTCCGCAATTTCGGCCAGCACGCGCGCCAACTCGTCCAGCCTGACCTCGATTCTGGCGTCAATCTCCACGCCGTCGGCGGCGATGACGCAATCGCCCGGCTTGAACGACACATCCGGGACCACCTGCGGCGCGACGGTACCGCCGTGGCGCAATGCGAGAACCGGCGAGGCTTCGCGAACCGCATCCGCGTCCGACGGATGCACGCGCACGTAGACGGTGGAGGCTGCCACAAACTGCCCGAGGAGCTCGTCCACAATGTTGGCAATGTCCGCGGGCGCAAGCTCGAGCTCCCGGCGAAGGAGCCTGGACAACGCCGCGGTGATCAGGTGGATCATCGGTTGGCGCTGGGCCTGAACGCGCCGAGTGAAATCCGCGCGCAGCTGACGAGCGATGGCATCGATTTCCGCCTGCAGCTGCGACTTCGCCTGCTCGAGCTCCGCCTGCGCCGCTTTGCGACCCTCGGCGAGGCCGCGCTCCCAACCGTCGCGCTCCGCCGCTCGCACCCGTTGTGCAGCGTTCTCCTGCGCGTCGTCCAAAATGGCAGCCGCCCTCTCC harbors:
- a CDS encoding FliH/SctL family protein, encoding MSSVVKRGRIEPFMEAIPIPAYAAPETPYDRDSEVDATPAHDPAPAQADAWAQAAAGILADAERKAQQIVAEAMERAAAILDDAQENAAQRVRAAERDGWERGLAEGRKAAQAELEQAKSQLQAEIDAIARQLRADFTRRVQAQRQPMIHLITAALSRLLRRELELAPADIANIVDELLGQFVAASTVYVRVHPSDADAVREASPVLALRHGGTVAPQVVPDVSFKPGDCVIAADGVEIDARIEVRLDELARVLAEIAEDVHHGE